The following coding sequences lie in one Metallumcola ferriviriculae genomic window:
- a CDS encoding radical SAM protein produces the protein MKKIARTLLHDYPYIARFLLYASQSIKYNTKYLTKIIKEKIKRVIRKLQSNKPRVLQFPITYKCNFDCVMCGMQKMSQQRDMDIEDVDKILSNNLFSNVRSIGTNGGEPFVVKDIENYIKTIINRLPKLRNIFIITNGYLTERILNKLEIIKKECEMNNIKLTVSISVDGIGTMQDKMRGRKNIFNSIENTCISISNAPGKYCDNFGVLCTITKVNIEKINEVDYWAEKNKIDISYNIATIHKRLFNEDRFNHFSVLTDEHFKTLATEWFYYKFRRTNSEKYYSIYRYLLDGKRIAKCDYQVDGITLMPNGDISYCATQSKVIGNSINKPADIIFESNLDYRNRLVSKECNNCSHYSGSVAVEYYKEYVDDIIRKPFKYRI, from the coding sequence ATGAAGAAAATTGCTAGAACTTTACTGCATGATTATCCGTACATCGCTAGATTTTTGTTATATGCTAGTCAATCCATTAAATACAACACAAAGTACTTGACCAAAATAATTAAAGAAAAAATAAAGAGAGTTATTAGAAAATTGCAATCCAATAAACCAAGAGTTCTTCAATTTCCCATAACTTATAAGTGTAATTTTGATTGTGTAATGTGCGGAATGCAAAAGATGTCTCAACAAAGAGATATGGATATTGAAGATGTTGATAAAATATTATCGAACAATCTATTTAGTAATGTAAGATCGATTGGTACAAATGGAGGAGAGCCATTTGTTGTAAAGGACATTGAAAACTATATAAAAACGATAATTAATAGACTTCCTAAACTAAGAAATATCTTTATTATAACTAATGGATACTTAACTGAAAGAATATTAAACAAGTTAGAAATTATAAAAAAAGAATGTGAAATGAATAATATTAAATTAACAGTCTCGATATCGGTAGATGGAATAGGAACAATGCAAGATAAAATGAGAGGCAGGAAAAATATTTTTAATAGTATTGAGAACACATGTATTTCAATATCGAATGCACCCGGGAAATACTGCGATAATTTTGGTGTATTATGTACGATTACAAAAGTGAATATTGAAAAGATTAATGAAGTGGATTATTGGGCGGAAAAAAATAAGATTGATATCTCATATAACATAGCTACAATTCACAAGAGATTATTTAATGAGGATAGATTTAATCATTTCTCCGTGCTAACAGATGAACATTTTAAAACTCTGGCTACAGAATGGTTTTATTATAAATTTAGGAGAACCAATTCAGAAAAATATTATTCGATTTATAGATACCTACTTGATGGAAAACGAATAGCAAAATGTGATTATCAAGTTGATGGAATAACGCTTATGCCGAATGGAGATATTTCATATTGTGCAACTCAGAGTAAAGTAATTGGAAATTCGATTAATAAACCTGCCGATATAATTTTTGAAAGCAATTTGGATTATAGGAACCGATTAGTTTCCAAAGAGTGTAATAATTGTTCCCACTACTCTGGATCTGTAGCTGTTGAATACTATAAGGAGTACGTTGATGATATAATTAGGAAGCCTTTCAAATATCGAATATAA
- a CDS encoding lipopolysaccharide biosynthesis protein translates to MNSNTKYLMKNTYLYSISMISTKLISFLMVPFYTYVLTKEDYGMIDIFTTSMNLLLPIITLSIHQAVLRFTLEKNKDRELIFSYAFFIICINLALFFVASRFFTVVKFIEAYQKLLLLLFTANIIYVLLSEFTRGMEKIKDFIFGNILYVFISTALSIYTIAVLNLGIEGYLISLCTGYLSAILYFSIRIKAFTFLTYKIFKKENSIYIFEMLRYSMFLIPNALFWWITNASDRYIILWNMGADANAIYAVANKVPAIITTISGVFIQAWLLSAVKEQNSPDKERYYEVIFENVISFLFILITVLIVVLKIIVKIYVADSYYSAWESGSLLLLSAGFSVLAAFIGNNYIVAKKNLGNMLSTLSGAILNIGLNIMLIPKYGLVGAGFSTYASYLVVVIYRIIDTKKFKSSRKFFEFSSKNIISWLLLQIQVFIISRSDNLISNLSVLIMLGIIFLNKRFLTTIIFFIKNFIKREKKT, encoded by the coding sequence ATGAATAGTAACACAAAATATTTGATGAAAAACACATATTTATATAGTATATCAATGATTAGCACAAAATTGATATCATTTTTGATGGTACCATTTTATACGTATGTATTAACGAAAGAAGACTATGGTATGATTGATATCTTTACTACAAGTATGAACTTGTTATTGCCAATCATAACATTATCTATTCATCAAGCTGTATTAAGATTCACTCTAGAAAAAAATAAAGATAGAGAACTAATATTTTCGTATGCTTTTTTTATAATATGTATAAATCTGGCATTGTTTTTCGTAGCATCAAGATTTTTTACAGTAGTTAAATTTATTGAAGCATATCAAAAATTGCTCCTGTTATTATTCACAGCAAATATTATATATGTTTTATTAAGTGAATTTACCAGAGGCATGGAAAAGATAAAAGATTTCATTTTTGGGAATATATTGTATGTATTTATATCAACAGCTCTCAGTATTTATACAATTGCAGTTCTAAATTTGGGAATAGAAGGATATTTAATATCACTTTGTACAGGATATTTATCTGCAATACTATATTTTTCAATAAGAATTAAAGCGTTTACTTTTCTAACTTATAAAATTTTCAAAAAAGAAAACTCAATATATATTTTTGAGATGTTAAGATATAGTATGTTTTTAATACCAAATGCCCTATTTTGGTGGATAACTAATGCTTCAGATAGATATATAATTCTCTGGAATATGGGGGCAGATGCTAATGCTATTTATGCAGTGGCAAATAAAGTTCCTGCAATTATTACTACAATATCTGGAGTTTTTATACAAGCGTGGTTACTTAGTGCAGTTAAGGAGCAAAACTCACCAGATAAAGAAAGATATTATGAGGTGATATTTGAGAATGTAATTAGTTTTTTATTTATATTAATTACAGTACTCATAGTGGTTCTTAAGATTATTGTAAAAATATATGTGGCAGATAGCTATTATTCAGCTTGGGAAAGCGGATCACTATTACTACTATCGGCAGGATTTAGTGTTTTAGCGGCCTTTATCGGTAATAACTACATTGTTGCGAAAAAAAACCTTGGTAATATGCTTTCCACATTAAGTGGTGCGATTTTAAATATTGGATTAAATATTATGCTCATACCGAAATACGGGCTTGTTGGTGCTGGATTTTCCACTTATGCCAGTTACTTAGTAGTAGTGATATATAGAATAATTGACACAAAAAAGTTTAAATCAAGCAGAAAGTTCTTTGAATTTAGTTCAAAGAATATAATTAGTTGGCTTTTGTTACAAATTCAGGTTTTCATAATTTCTAGATCAGATAATTTGATAAGTAATTTAAGTGTTTTAATAATGTTAGGGATAATATTCTTAAATAAACGTTTCTTAACAACAATAATCTTCTTTATTAAAAATTTTATTAAACGAGAGAAGAAAACATAA
- the istA gene encoding IS21 family transposase, with amino-acid sequence MRRLEMLKVREILRLKYETGLSLREIGKANNCGKTTVSELLGRAKKAGITWPVELSDKQLMSALYPPTEKMTSPPEPDMDYTFREMKKKGVTLMLLWEEYKEKHRDGVMYTQFCERYRKFKKNNNLSMRKEHKAGEEIEVDWAGQTMSYVETSTGEKRCAYIFVAVLPASSYPFVYAFGDMKAPSWIDAHVRAFEFFKGVPKVTIPDNTKTAVTKPDLVDPVLNKSYQEMARHYGTTLIPARAAKPKDKAADENMVGNVSRRIIATYCPFKMGSNS; translated from the coding sequence ATGAGGAGACTGGAGATGCTAAAAGTAAGAGAAATTTTAAGACTGAAGTACGAAACCGGACTATCTTTAAGAGAAATAGGCAAAGCAAATAACTGCGGCAAGACCACAGTTTCAGAGCTACTCGGGAGGGCCAAAAAAGCTGGGATCACTTGGCCGGTTGAGCTTAGTGACAAACAATTGATGTCAGCATTATACCCTCCAACGGAAAAAATGACCTCTCCCCCTGAACCCGATATGGATTATACCTTTCGTGAAATGAAGAAAAAAGGCGTTACGCTGATGCTTCTTTGGGAGGAGTATAAAGAAAAACATCGGGATGGGGTCATGTACACCCAATTTTGTGAGCGATACAGGAAATTCAAAAAGAATAATAACCTCTCAATGCGTAAAGAACATAAAGCCGGTGAGGAAATTGAAGTCGATTGGGCGGGTCAGACAATGTCCTATGTAGAGACATCTACAGGAGAAAAAAGATGTGCGTACATATTTGTCGCTGTGCTTCCGGCAAGCAGCTATCCTTTTGTATATGCCTTCGGGGATATGAAAGCACCAAGTTGGATTGATGCACATGTTAGAGCATTTGAATTCTTTAAAGGCGTTCCGAAAGTCACCATTCCTGACAATACCAAGACTGCAGTTACTAAGCCGGATCTTGTTGACCCTGTATTAAACAAAAGTTATCAGGAGATGGCACGGCACTATGGGACAACCCTTATCCCGGCTAGGGCCGCAAAACCAAAAGATAAAGCAGCAGATGAGAACATGGTAGGTAATGTATCTCGGAGGATAATCGCAACATATTGTCCATTTAAGATGGGTTCAAACAGTTGA
- a CDS encoding glycosyltransferase family 4 protein encodes MMNILWSINIPLPEASQLMGEKPSPFGGWLINASKDLANKEGIELSIAFPSNKDSKFKELKGEKINYYPFIPVKETDNKVIEYNESFETLLNKLKPDIVHIYGTEIPHTLSMVNTCNELNTKTVISIQGLVSIIEKHMYSNLPVHAVYGKTFRNILRKDNVSGLKRLFKNRGKNEIEALKKTNHIIGRTTWDKACINQINPEAKYHFCNETLREQFYKHQWNLNDCEKHSIFLSQGQYPIKGLHYMLEAMPLILKKYPNAKVYISGKDITKSDTIKDQLLMTYYGKYIKKMIKKLALEKNTIFTGPLDEISMCHRYLKSHVFVCPSSIENSPNSLGEAMILGVPSVASLVGGIPDMLVDKEEGFLYQHDAPYMLAYYVCEIFENEDLAIKLSNNSRARALRTHDREYNNRKLLEIYEEIVSKRS; translated from the coding sequence ATGATGAATATCTTATGGTCAATTAATATACCATTACCAGAAGCAAGTCAATTAATGGGGGAGAAACCATCGCCATTTGGTGGTTGGTTAATAAATGCATCAAAAGATTTAGCAAATAAGGAAGGTATAGAACTATCTATAGCATTTCCAAGTAATAAGGATAGTAAATTCAAAGAACTAAAAGGAGAAAAGATAAACTACTACCCGTTTATCCCAGTTAAAGAAACCGACAATAAAGTTATTGAATATAATGAATCATTCGAAACATTATTAAATAAATTAAAGCCAGATATTGTCCATATCTATGGAACTGAGATACCACATACTCTATCTATGGTTAATACCTGTAATGAATTAAATACAAAAACAGTAATATCCATTCAAGGATTAGTATCAATAATAGAAAAACATATGTATTCTAACTTGCCTGTACATGCTGTTTATGGTAAAACATTTAGAAATATTTTAAGAAAAGATAATGTGAGTGGATTAAAAAGACTTTTCAAAAATAGAGGGAAAAATGAGATCGAGGCTTTAAAAAAGACAAATCATATTATTGGCCGAACAACATGGGATAAAGCCTGTATAAACCAAATAAATCCAGAAGCTAAGTATCATTTTTGTAATGAAACGCTTAGAGAACAATTTTATAAGCACCAATGGAATCTCAACGATTGTGAAAAACACTCGATCTTTTTAAGTCAAGGACAATACCCAATTAAGGGGTTACACTATATGTTAGAAGCAATGCCATTGATATTGAAAAAGTATCCTAATGCGAAAGTATATATAAGTGGAAAAGATATAACAAAATCAGACACCATAAAAGATCAGTTATTGATGACTTATTATGGTAAGTATATAAAGAAGATGATAAAAAAACTAGCATTAGAAAAAAATACTATTTTTACTGGACCGCTAGATGAGATAAGTATGTGTCATAGATATTTAAAGTCTCATGTATTTGTTTGTCCTTCTTCAATCGAGAATAGCCCTAATTCATTAGGAGAAGCGATGATACTAGGTGTTCCAAGTGTAGCCTCATTAGTTGGAGGCATTCCAGACATGTTAGTAGACAAAGAAGAGGGGTTTTTATATCAGCACGATGCTCCATATATGTTAGCTTATTATGTTTGCGAGATTTTTGAAAATGAAGATTTAGCTATAAAGCTATCTAATAATTCCAGAGCACGTGCGTTAAGAACTCATGATAGAGAATATAATAATAGAAAATTACTTGAAATATATGAAGAAATAGTTTCTAAAAGAAGTTGA
- the wecB gene encoding non-hydrolyzing UDP-N-acetylglucosamine 2-epimerase, translated as MKKLKVMTVVGTRPEIIRLSATINKLEESEAIEHILVHTGQNYDYELNEVFFKDFNLKKPDYFLNAATGTAVETIGNILIKIDPIMEEVKPDVFLVLGDTNSCLCTIAAKRRHIPIFHMEAGNRCFDQRVPEETNRKIVDHIADINLTYSDIARDYLLREGLSADRVIKTGSPMFEVLNSRKEDIEKSDVLERLGLEEGKYFVVSAHREENISSKQNFIDLVESLNTIAEKYQMPLIVSTHPRTRKMIEAKGIEFNPLVKTMKPLGFNDYVKLQKYAKAVLSDSGTISEESSIVGFKALNIRQAHERPEAMEEASVMMVGLKKERIFQGLKILETQEKDTLRLVADYSMANVSDKVLRIILSYTDYVNRVVWEK; from the coding sequence ATGAAGAAACTAAAAGTGATGACAGTCGTTGGAACCAGGCCAGAGATTATTAGACTGTCAGCTACTATCAATAAATTAGAAGAATCAGAAGCAATAGAACACATCCTTGTACACACAGGGCAGAATTATGATTACGAATTAAATGAAGTGTTCTTTAAAGACTTCAATTTGAAAAAACCGGATTATTTCCTTAATGCAGCTACCGGAACAGCAGTGGAAACTATAGGGAATATCCTTATTAAAATAGACCCGATTATGGAAGAGGTAAAACCAGATGTCTTCTTGGTCCTTGGAGATACCAATAGTTGTTTATGTACGATAGCAGCAAAAAGAAGACATATACCGATATTCCATATGGAAGCAGGAAATAGATGTTTTGACCAAAGAGTACCAGAAGAAACCAATAGAAAGATTGTCGACCACATTGCAGATATCAATTTAACTTATAGCGATATTGCTAGAGATTATCTCTTAAGAGAAGGCCTTTCTGCAGATAGAGTAATTAAGACTGGTAGCCCGATGTTTGAGGTTCTTAATTCTAGAAAAGAAGATATCGAGAAGTCAGATGTTCTTGAAAGATTAGGATTAGAAGAGGGTAAATATTTTGTTGTGTCTGCTCATCGAGAAGAAAACATAAGTTCTAAGCAAAACTTTATAGATCTTGTAGAGAGTTTAAACACGATAGCCGAAAAATATCAGATGCCGTTGATTGTAAGCACACACCCAAGAACAAGAAAAATGATTGAAGCTAAAGGCATTGAGTTCAATCCATTAGTTAAGACAATGAAACCTCTTGGATTCAATGATTATGTGAAACTTCAGAAGTATGCTAAAGCTGTTTTGAGTGACAGTGGAACAATCAGTGAAGAGTCTTCAATTGTTGGATTTAAAGCACTGAATATTAGACAAGCTCATGAGCGACCTGAAGCGATGGAAGAGGCATCAGTGATGATGGTAGGACTTAAAAAGGAGAGAATTTTTCAAGGGCTAAAAATACTTGAAACACAAGAGAAAGACACATTGAGGTTGGTTGCAGATTATAGTATGGCTAATGTGTCTGATAAAGTGTTGAGAATTATTTTATCTTACACAGATTATGTGAATAGAGTTGTTTGGGAAAAGTAA
- a CDS encoding capsular polysaccharide biosynthesis protein CapF, whose amino-acid sequence MKILVTGAKGFIGKNLIAELRNRKYTEIFEYDRDTDSSLLDEYCKEADFVFHLAGVNRPKEQSEFMEGNFGFTSDLLDSLKKHNNTRPVMISSSIQAELDNPYGESKKAGEDLLSAYGKETGAKVLVYRFPNVFGKWCRPNYNSAVATFCHNIAHDLPIKVNDPSVVMNLVYIDDVVNELINALEGNENKVDSFCEVSVVHTITLGEIVELIYSFRKSREDRSVPNMSDAFTKKLYSTFLSYLPEDEFSYDLKMNVDQRGSFTEVIKTPDRGQVSINISKPGITKGNHWHHTKNEKFLVVSGKGVIRFRKIDSDEVLEYFVSGDKMEVVDIPTGYTHNIENLGNTDMVTIMWANEPFDPEKPDTYYLEV is encoded by the coding sequence ATGAAGATTTTAGTCACTGGGGCAAAGGGCTTCATAGGAAAAAACTTAATAGCAGAGCTCAGAAATAGAAAATACACTGAGATTTTTGAATATGATCGAGATACAGATTCTTCTCTACTTGATGAGTATTGTAAAGAGGCTGACTTTGTGTTTCATCTCGCGGGAGTTAACCGTCCAAAAGAACAATCTGAGTTTATGGAAGGCAACTTTGGTTTTACCTCCGATCTATTAGATTCTCTTAAGAAACATAATAACACCCGCCCGGTGATGATTTCGTCTTCTATTCAAGCTGAGTTAGATAATCCTTATGGTGAAAGTAAGAAAGCAGGGGAAGATCTTTTGTCTGCATATGGTAAAGAAACTGGTGCAAAAGTGCTTGTGTATAGATTTCCTAATGTTTTCGGGAAGTGGTGCAGACCAAACTATAACAGTGCAGTGGCGACGTTCTGTCATAATATTGCTCATGACTTACCTATTAAAGTGAATGATCCGAGTGTAGTGATGAATCTTGTTTATATAGATGATGTAGTTAATGAATTGATTAATGCATTAGAAGGAAATGAAAACAAAGTAGATTCATTCTGTGAAGTTTCTGTGGTACATACTATAACACTTGGTGAAATAGTAGAATTAATTTATTCGTTTAGGAAAAGTAGAGAAGATAGGTCAGTTCCAAATATGTCTGATGCGTTTACAAAAAAGCTCTATAGCACATTTCTAAGCTATTTACCAGAAGACGAGTTTAGTTATGACTTAAAGATGAATGTGGATCAGAGAGGGTCTTTCACCGAGGTCATCAAAACGCCTGACCGTGGACAAGTTTCGATTAATATCTCAAAGCCCGGAATTACAAAAGGTAACCATTGGCACCATACCAAGAATGAGAAGTTCCTAGTTGTAAGTGGTAAAGGTGTCATTCGATTTAGGAAGATTGATTCAGATGAAGTACTAGAGTATTTCGTAAGTGGTGACAAGATGGAAGTTGTTGATATACCAACTGGCTACACACACAACATTGAGAATCTTGGAAATACCGACATGGTTACCATCATGTGGGCCAATGAACCGTTTGACCCGGAAAAGCCGGACACTTATTACTTGGAGGTTTAA
- a CDS encoding polysaccharide biosynthesis protein encodes MFKDKTLLITGGTGSFGNAVMKRFLDTDIKEVRIFSRDEKKQDDMRKIYKNDKLKFYIGDVRDLSSVKNAMHGVDYIFHAAALKQVPSCEFFPLEAVKTNVLGTDNVLTGAIEMGVKKVICLSTDKAAYPINAMGISKAMMEKVFVAKSKTVDSERTLICGTRYGNVMASRGSVIPLFIDQIKSGQALTVTDTNMTRFLMSLEEAVELVVFAFQNAEAGDIMVQKSPASTIGDLAKAVKEIFNADNEIKVIGTRHGEKLYETLLTKEEHVVSKDMGGFYKVPADKRDLNYDKYFVEGDQKLSSEDEYNSHNTERLNIEQIKEKLLQLDYVREQLESWDR; translated from the coding sequence ATGTTTAAAGATAAAACTTTATTAATTACAGGTGGAACAGGATCTTTTGGGAATGCAGTTATGAAAAGATTCCTTGATACAGATATCAAAGAAGTCCGAATTTTTTCTCGTGATGAGAAGAAACAAGATGATATGAGAAAGATTTATAAGAATGATAAATTGAAGTTTTATATTGGAGATGTTAGAGATCTTTCAAGCGTTAAAAATGCTATGCATGGAGTAGATTATATTTTTCATGCAGCTGCTCTTAAGCAAGTACCTTCTTGTGAGTTCTTTCCACTTGAAGCAGTGAAGACCAATGTGCTTGGCACAGATAATGTACTTACAGGTGCAATCGAGATGGGAGTCAAAAAAGTTATCTGTCTTTCAACTGACAAGGCAGCTTATCCTATTAACGCTATGGGAATCTCGAAAGCTATGATGGAGAAAGTATTTGTTGCAAAATCTAAGACAGTTGATTCAGAAAGAACACTTATCTGTGGTACGAGATATGGTAATGTAATGGCTTCAAGAGGTTCAGTAATTCCGTTGTTTATTGATCAGATTAAGAGTGGACAAGCTTTGACAGTTACAGATACTAATATGACAAGATTCTTGATGAGTTTAGAAGAAGCGGTTGAACTTGTTGTGTTTGCATTTCAAAATGCTGAAGCCGGAGATATTATGGTTCAGAAATCCCCAGCATCAACTATCGGAGATTTAGCTAAAGCAGTTAAAGAAATATTTAATGCAGACAATGAAATCAAAGTAATCGGTACTCGTCATGGAGAGAAGCTTTATGAAACGCTCCTTACAAAGGAAGAACATGTTGTATCTAAGGACATGGGGGGGTTCTATAAAGTACCTGCTGATAAGAGGGATCTAAACTATGACAAATACTTCGTTGAAGGAGATCAAAAGCTATCCTCTGAAGATGAGTACAATTCTCATAATACAGAAAGGCTTAACATAGAGCAGATTAAAGAAAAGCTACTTCAGCTTGATTATGTAAGAGAACAATTGGAAAGTTGGGATAGATAA